One part of the Paenibacillus silvisoli genome encodes these proteins:
- a CDS encoding heavy metal translocating P-type ATPase — MQQQSVVDALDLRIHGMSCTACATRIERAVGKIAGVSGVSVHYAAKSAYITYSPEQTTPASIMERIGQLGFQAFLYGKEGDGDAELDSLRVRVFVSMLFTLPLLWTMAHHYEWLSGIPVPLLFQEPLLQFVLAAIIQFFIGMPFYFGAFYALRERVANMDVLVAIGTTAAFAYSYISMMKGGPLYFETSAVVITAVLLGKLLEASASARVMKENDSFASLQANEAVVVRGGSRERVPLVRVRVGDQLVAAVNEPLPADGVIIEGHSSFDESFLTGESALVTRTAGDQVYAGTILRGQELRIRVTALGKATMLSRIAALTRQAQATKSSIGRRVDRISGIFVPVMLLLSLGTLLLWLLWLEPGNWGTASIHALAVLLAACPCALGLAAPISLVLATGKLARRGIVMKEAGALERLAQLDTIVLDKTGTLTEGKPALTEVSALSGSPSALLRVAASAEAGSQHPFAMALKDAARRSGLVLPQSSDYQSFPGKGIEAVVEGKRVEIGNAGFAAERGWQMNRIVLRFAERREAAGETVIYAAIGGECAGAFAFTDQVKRTSTEAVAAMADEGIRLLLATGDHQAAALTVAETTGIARADVYASMLPEHKAELIRKLQADGRVTAMVGDGWNDAPALAAADVGIAMGGGTEAALDAGHMTLLRSRLTGIYEAHQISKLTVRNIRQNLGFALLYNTIIIPFAAFGGIEPWMAGTAMALSSVSVVLNALRLNGQMNRFLRSRGQI; from the coding sequence ATGCAGCAGCAAAGCGTTGTTGACGCGCTTGATTTGCGCATTCACGGGATGAGCTGCACGGCATGCGCGACCCGCATCGAGCGGGCCGTCGGCAAGATCGCCGGCGTATCCGGCGTGTCCGTGCATTACGCGGCCAAATCCGCTTATATTACCTACTCGCCGGAACAGACGACGCCCGCATCGATTATGGAACGGATCGGGCAGCTCGGGTTCCAGGCTTTCTTGTATGGCAAGGAAGGGGACGGCGATGCGGAGCTGGACTCGCTTCGCGTGCGCGTCTTCGTGTCCATGCTGTTTACGCTGCCGCTGCTGTGGACGATGGCGCACCATTACGAGTGGCTGAGCGGCATTCCCGTACCGTTGCTCTTTCAGGAGCCTTTGCTCCAGTTCGTGCTGGCGGCGATCATCCAGTTTTTTATCGGGATGCCGTTCTATTTCGGCGCGTTCTATGCGCTGCGGGAGCGTGTGGCCAACATGGACGTATTGGTGGCGATCGGGACGACCGCCGCATTCGCGTACAGCTATATTTCGATGATGAAGGGCGGCCCGTTGTACTTCGAGACGTCCGCGGTCGTCATTACGGCCGTCTTGTTGGGCAAGCTGCTGGAGGCCTCCGCGTCGGCGCGGGTGATGAAGGAGAACGACAGCTTTGCCTCGCTGCAAGCCAATGAAGCGGTCGTAGTGCGCGGCGGCAGCCGGGAGCGGGTTCCGCTCGTCCGCGTGCGGGTAGGCGACCAGCTCGTCGCCGCCGTAAACGAGCCGCTGCCGGCCGATGGCGTTATCATCGAAGGGCATTCGTCGTTCGATGAGTCGTTTCTGACCGGCGAAAGCGCGCTTGTCACGAGGACCGCGGGCGACCAAGTCTATGCCGGGACGATCTTGCGGGGACAAGAGCTTCGGATTCGCGTGACGGCGCTGGGCAAAGCGACGATGCTGAGCCGCATTGCCGCGCTGACACGCCAAGCGCAGGCGACGAAATCGTCGATCGGCCGGAGGGTGGACCGGATATCGGGCATATTCGTCCCTGTCATGCTGCTGCTGTCGCTTGGCACGCTGCTGCTGTGGCTGTTATGGCTGGAGCCGGGGAATTGGGGGACGGCGTCGATCCACGCGCTGGCGGTGCTGCTCGCGGCCTGCCCTTGCGCGCTTGGCTTGGCGGCGCCGATCTCGCTCGTGCTGGCAACGGGCAAGCTGGCCCGGAGGGGCATTGTCATGAAAGAAGCCGGTGCGCTGGAGCGATTGGCGCAGCTGGATACGATCGTGCTCGATAAGACTGGCACGTTAACGGAAGGGAAGCCGGCGTTGACGGAGGTTTCGGCGCTTTCCGGCTCGCCGAGCGCGCTGCTGCGCGTGGCGGCTTCAGCCGAAGCAGGCTCGCAGCATCCGTTCGCGATGGCGTTGAAAGACGCCGCGCGCCGCTCAGGCCTTGTTCTCCCGCAATCGTCGGACTATCAATCCTTCCCTGGTAAAGGGATTGAAGCCGTCGTTGAAGGGAAGCGGGTGGAGATCGGCAATGCCGGTTTCGCCGCCGAACGGGGCTGGCAGATGAACCGGATCGTACTGCGCTTCGCCGAGCGGAGGGAAGCGGCTGGCGAGACGGTCATCTATGCCGCCATAGGCGGGGAGTGCGCGGGCGCGTTTGCGTTTACGGATCAAGTGAAGCGGACCTCGACGGAAGCGGTAGCCGCGATGGCTGACGAAGGCATCCGGCTCTTGCTTGCCACAGGCGACCATCAGGCGGCCGCGCTGACCGTAGCCGAAACGACGGGCATCGCCCGCGCGGACGTTTACGCCTCCATGCTGCCCGAGCATAAAGCCGAGCTGATCCGCAAACTGCAGGCGGACGGGCGGGTTACGGCGATGGTGGGCGACGGCTGGAACGACGCTCCGGCCCTAGCGGCCGCAGACGTCGGCATCGCGATGGGCGGCGGGACGGAAGCCGCGCTGGACGCCGGTCATATGACGCTGCTTCGTTCCAGGCTGACCGGCATCTATGAGGCGCATCAAATCAGCAAGCTGACGGTGAGGAACATCCGGCAGAACCTCGGTTTTGCGCTGCTGTACAATACGATCATCATCCCGTTCGCGGCATTCGGGGGCATCGAGCCATGGATGGCCGGCACGGCGATGGCGCTCAGCTCCGTATCCGTCGTGCTTAACGCGCTGCGCCTCAATGGCCAAATGAACCGGTTTTTGCGCAGCCGCGGCCAAATATAG
- a CDS encoding ABC transporter substrate-binding protein — MRTKLMTFNKIGAIFVIVAMLIVMSACGAKNNSGNEAESGNTPANEAGQTTAGQTEAAQATAYPLTVKDVTGTELTFEAAPQRIITLLPSETEIVYAIGAADSLVGVDDYSNYPKEAESLEKIGNMDVNFEKVLSLKPDLVLASYTMGKAAVDKLRSLNIPVYATDPKTYDAVVEKVKQIGQIINKNEQAAEVAAHMQQVREQVAAAVKDAPKPNVYLEFAPGWTVGKGEFLDELISIAGGANIATQPGWYEIDAESVVKSNPDQIIYASMTVAEGEKNPILSAIEARPGWDAINAVKNKLLFEVDQDPLTRVGPRLAEGLLEVARKLHPDLAGQLK; from the coding sequence ATGAGAACGAAATTAATGACCTTCAACAAAATCGGAGCGATCTTCGTCATCGTGGCTATGCTGATCGTGATGTCGGCATGCGGTGCCAAAAACAATAGCGGGAACGAGGCTGAGTCCGGCAATACGCCAGCGAATGAAGCCGGACAAACGACGGCCGGTCAAACGGAAGCCGCGCAAGCTACCGCGTATCCGCTAACGGTCAAAGACGTCACGGGAACCGAGCTGACGTTCGAAGCGGCTCCGCAGCGCATTATTACGCTGCTTCCAAGCGAAACGGAAATCGTGTACGCGATCGGCGCGGCGGATTCGCTTGTCGGCGTAGACGATTACTCCAACTATCCGAAGGAAGCGGAGAGCTTGGAGAAAATCGGCAATATGGACGTCAATTTCGAAAAGGTGCTCTCGCTGAAACCGGATCTGGTATTGGCTTCGTATACGATGGGCAAAGCCGCGGTCGACAAGCTGCGCTCGCTGAACATTCCCGTCTATGCGACCGATCCGAAAACGTACGATGCCGTTGTGGAGAAGGTGAAGCAAATCGGCCAAATCATCAATAAAAACGAGCAAGCGGCCGAGGTTGCCGCGCATATGCAGCAGGTTCGCGAGCAGGTTGCGGCTGCCGTAAAAGACGCGCCGAAGCCGAATGTATATTTGGAATTCGCGCCGGGATGGACGGTCGGCAAGGGCGAGTTTCTTGACGAGCTGATTTCGATTGCCGGCGGCGCGAACATCGCGACGCAGCCGGGCTGGTATGAAATCGATGCGGAGTCGGTCGTGAAGTCGAATCCGGATCAAATCATTTACGCGTCGATGACGGTTGCGGAAGGCGAGAAAAACCCGATTCTTTCGGCGATCGAAGCGAGACCGGGCTGGGATGCGATCAATGCCGTCAAAAATAAGCTCCTATTCGAAGTCGATCAAGATCCGCTGACGCGCGTCGGTCCGCGCCTTGCGGAAGGGCTGCTGGAAGTAGCGAGAAAGCTGCATCCGGATCTTGCCGGTCAGCTGAAGTAA
- a CDS encoding FecCD family ABC transporter permease, with amino-acid sequence MRRKLFMYGGAALLLLVVSVVVSLSIGSSRMPLPDVWGILLHQLPWMSAASEHWDAADIAIVTQLRLSRVVLAMLVGAALALAGAGFQGVLRNPLADPFTLGVATGCSVGAAFMIVFGYQTIIGLWSVPVVAFVTGMITLVIVFALSRARGAIQVETLILSGVIVQAFLGAFVTFLVSMSQSVINEAMFWLMGSLNGRSWAHARLIAPFLIVGIPVLIRYAQHLNLFVLGEKHAAHLGVNVERTKLMVLIVSTLLTAVAVSIAGVVGFVGLVVPHLLRLIVGPDYRLIVPLSAVCGALYLLWADTLARTALSPKEISLGVVTALIGAPFFAYLLYRRKVLQGGAQG; translated from the coding sequence ATGAGGCGCAAATTGTTCATGTATGGAGGAGCAGCCTTGCTCCTCCTTGTCGTATCTGTCGTCGTCAGTTTGTCGATCGGCTCTTCGCGGATGCCGCTGCCCGACGTTTGGGGCATTTTGCTCCACCAGCTTCCGTGGATGAGCGCGGCGAGCGAGCATTGGGATGCCGCCGATATCGCCATCGTCACGCAGCTCAGACTTTCCAGAGTCGTGCTGGCCATGCTGGTCGGCGCCGCGTTGGCGCTTGCCGGCGCCGGATTTCAAGGGGTGCTTCGCAATCCGCTCGCGGACCCGTTTACGCTGGGCGTTGCGACGGGCTGCTCGGTGGGCGCCGCTTTCATGATCGTATTCGGATACCAAACGATAATCGGGCTATGGTCGGTTCCGGTGGTCGCGTTCGTGACGGGCATGATCACGTTGGTCATCGTTTTCGCGCTTTCGCGCGCTCGGGGGGCCATTCAAGTCGAGACGCTCATTCTTTCGGGCGTCATCGTGCAAGCGTTTCTCGGCGCTTTCGTGACGTTCCTGGTTTCGATGTCGCAAAGCGTCATTAACGAGGCGATGTTCTGGCTGATGGGCAGCTTGAACGGCCGAAGCTGGGCGCATGCGCGGCTGATCGCGCCGTTTCTCATCGTCGGAATACCGGTGCTGATCCGCTATGCGCAGCATTTGAATTTGTTCGTGCTGGGCGAGAAGCATGCCGCTCATTTAGGCGTAAATGTCGAGCGTACGAAGCTGATGGTGCTGATCGTTTCCACGCTGCTGACGGCAGTCGCCGTTTCGATCGCCGGCGTTGTCGGTTTCGTAGGCCTCGTAGTGCCGCATTTACTCAGGCTGATCGTCGGACCCGACTATCGCCTCATCGTACCGCTGTCCGCAGTCTGCGGCGCGCTCTATCTGTTATGGGCGGACACGCTTGCCCGGACGGCGCTCAGCCCGAAGGAAATTTCGCTAGGCGTCGTGACTGCGCTCATCGGCGCGCCATTTTTCGCCTATTTGCTGTATCGGCGCAAGGTTCTGCAAGGAGGCGCGCAGGGATGA
- a CDS encoding ABC transporter ATP-binding protein, giving the protein MIEAADLSKAIAGKSILRAIRFTMREGRMYGIIGANGAGKSTLLQLLTGMEPPDAGEVLLRGRQAHGYKRKELAKWVAMLQQGGLPPVGFTVREVVTMGRFPYQNWLGEEAGGGGDAIDAALEAMGLTSMRHRRIDQLSGGERQRVALAKVMAQEPELLLLDEPTTYLDIGYQVQLLDTVKNWQRERGLTVVAVLHDLNLAAHYCDELLVLHDGGIEAFGPPTEVIRPELIRTVYGANSIVLPHPDTGVPQILLQSAAPPGEHINIALNDR; this is encoded by the coding sequence ATGATCGAAGCTGCGGATTTATCGAAGGCGATTGCGGGGAAAAGCATACTGCGTGCCATCCGCTTTACGATGCGGGAAGGACGCATGTACGGCATTATCGGGGCCAACGGAGCCGGCAAATCGACGCTGCTCCAGCTGTTGACGGGCATGGAGCCGCCCGACGCAGGCGAGGTGCTCTTGCGCGGCCGTCAGGCGCACGGCTATAAGCGAAAAGAGCTGGCCAAATGGGTCGCCATGCTGCAGCAGGGCGGATTGCCGCCAGTCGGCTTCACCGTGCGCGAGGTCGTGACGATGGGCAGATTCCCATATCAAAACTGGCTTGGTGAAGAGGCCGGCGGAGGCGGGGACGCGATTGATGCCGCGCTGGAAGCGATGGGGCTGACGAGCATGCGGCATCGCCGGATTGACCAGCTGAGCGGCGGCGAAAGACAGCGCGTCGCTTTGGCGAAAGTGATGGCGCAGGAACCGGAGCTGCTGCTGCTGGACGAGCCGACTACGTACTTGGACATCGGCTATCAGGTTCAGCTGCTGGATACGGTCAAAAACTGGCAGCGCGAACGCGGCCTGACGGTCGTCGCGGTGCTGCATGATTTGAACTTGGCGGCGCATTACTGCGATGAACTGCTCGTGCTGCATGACGGCGGCATCGAGGCGTTCGGACCGCCGACTGAGGTCATCAGGCCGGAGTTGATTCGAACCGTGTACGGCGCGAACTCCATTGTGCTGCCGCACCCGGACACCGGAGTGCCGCAAATATTGCTGCAGTCCGCGGCTCCTCCGGGAGAGCATATCAACATAGCTTTGAACGATAGATAA
- the cobT gene encoding nicotinate-nucleotide--dimethylbenzimidazole phosphoribosyltransferase, giving the protein MMEQEKQLIARMERITPLYEDRMEAAQSHLDSLTKPPGSLGKLEEIARQIAGITGDIAADLSKRAVIVMAADHGVCEEGVSAFPAEVTPQMVHNFLAGGACVNVLARGAGADVYCVDMGVNADLRHEALISCKTRKGTANMTKGAAMTREEAIGAIAAGFDLVKRLAADGGYRMFATGEMGIGNTTASAALCAVLGAMTADEAVGLGTGIHEERRAHKVDVVNRAIACNTPSPGDPVGALAKVGGLEIAGLVGVILGAAASRCPVVIDGFISSAAALVAKSIAPQAAAYTIGSHLSQEQGHRKLLEQIGLSPMIHLDMRLGEGTGAVLGFHFIDAALRIMREMATFESAGVSRG; this is encoded by the coding sequence ATGATGGAACAGGAGAAGCAGCTTATAGCAAGAATGGAAAGAATTACACCGCTCTATGAAGACCGAATGGAAGCCGCGCAGTCGCATTTGGACAGCTTGACAAAGCCGCCTGGCAGCTTAGGAAAGCTGGAGGAGATCGCGCGGCAAATCGCGGGCATTACCGGCGATATCGCCGCCGATCTGTCGAAGCGGGCCGTCATCGTGATGGCAGCCGACCACGGCGTCTGCGAAGAAGGGGTTAGCGCTTTCCCGGCGGAGGTTACTCCGCAGATGGTGCATAATTTCCTCGCCGGCGGCGCTTGCGTCAACGTACTGGCAAGAGGAGCGGGCGCGGACGTGTATTGCGTCGATATGGGCGTAAACGCGGACCTGCGGCACGAGGCGCTGATCAGCTGCAAAACCCGTAAAGGAACGGCCAATATGACAAAAGGCGCCGCGATGACTCGCGAGGAAGCGATTGGCGCGATTGCGGCAGGATTTGACTTGGTGAAGAGACTGGCTGCCGACGGCGGTTACCGGATGTTCGCGACGGGCGAAATGGGGATCGGCAACACGACCGCGAGCGCGGCGCTCTGTGCCGTACTCGGGGCTATGACCGCCGATGAAGCGGTCGGTCTTGGGACGGGCATCCATGAAGAGCGCCGTGCCCACAAGGTGGACGTCGTCAATCGGGCGATCGCCTGCAATACGCCTTCGCCGGGAGATCCGGTCGGCGCATTGGCCAAAGTCGGCGGGCTAGAGATCGCCGGTCTGGTCGGCGTCATCCTCGGCGCGGCCGCGAGCCGCTGCCCGGTCGTGATCGACGGATTCATCTCATCGGCGGCGGCGCTTGTCGCGAAATCGATTGCGCCTCAAGCGGCCGCTTATACGATCGGCTCGCATTTATCGCAGGAGCAGGGACACCGGAAGCTGCTGGAGCAAATCGGACTTTCGCCGATGATTCATCTGGATATGCGGCTCGGCGAAGGGACGGGGGCCGTGCTGGGGTTTCATTTTATCGATGCGGCGCTTCGGATTATGCGGGAAATGGCTACGTTCGAGAGTGCGGGCGTCTCGCGCGGGTAG
- the cobU gene encoding bifunctional adenosylcobinamide kinase/adenosylcobinamide-phosphate guanylyltransferase, whose translation MKVFITGGARSGKSGFAEAYARKLSTRGIYIATSQIWDDEMKERIEHHRITREQSGYEWTTIEEPYDVADLLLRIESEAHAGAARQEERPAVLIDCLTLWLTNQMLRLEEGEGSARIDTVRLHEELDTLIEAVSSYTGPLLLVTNEVGSGIVPAYPLGRRFRDEAGRLNRKLAAECRQALLVVAGIPLDLKAHAFRLEED comes from the coding sequence ATGAAGGTATTCATTACGGGAGGCGCCCGCAGCGGAAAGAGCGGGTTTGCCGAAGCCTATGCGAGGAAGCTGTCGACCCGCGGCATTTACATCGCCACATCGCAAATATGGGATGACGAGATGAAGGAACGAATCGAGCATCACCGAATTACGCGCGAGCAGTCCGGCTATGAGTGGACAACGATCGAAGAGCCCTACGATGTCGCGGATCTGCTGCTGCGTATTGAATCGGAAGCGCATGCGGGAGCGGCGCGGCAGGAAGAACGGCCGGCCGTGCTAATCGACTGCCTGACGCTTTGGCTGACGAATCAGATGCTGCGGCTGGAGGAAGGCGAAGGCTCGGCGCGGATCGATACGGTTCGGCTGCATGAAGAGCTCGATACATTGATTGAGGCCGTTTCGAGCTATACCGGGCCGCTGCTGCTTGTAACGAATGAGGTCGGCAGCGGAATCGTGCCCGCGTACCCGCTTGGGCGGCGGTTTCGGGATGAAGCAGGCAGACTCAACCGGAAGCTTGCTGCCGAATGCCGGCAGGCGCTGCTCGTCGTAGCCGGCATTCCGCTCGATTTGAAGGCGCATGCTTTTCGGCTGGAGGAGGACTAG
- the cobS gene encoding adenosylcobinamide-GDP ribazoletransferase, translated as MIIKVLKVQLQAAGAAFQLLTRFPVPVVIPFTPEMLARSVVYFPLVGAVIGGIVGGAGWLLDGPVPPMPAAVILLFLWLALSGGLHMDGLMDTADGVLSYRSRERMLEIMKDSRVGAMGVLAAVLVLFFKFSVLFALMDTEKTLDWRFAMPVTMLAFAWSRLWIVIAMNGWPLARPDEGMASLFKAVSIRHAAWAIGLQLLLIAAVLLAVSGLADEAGLLLLTQAGITIAAGSLLAVWLTRKLGGLTGDTYGAMTELIESILLFSLMLVLV; from the coding sequence TTGATTATCAAGGTGCTGAAAGTACAGCTGCAGGCGGCGGGAGCCGCTTTCCAGCTGCTGACGAGATTTCCGGTTCCGGTCGTCATTCCGTTCACGCCGGAGATGCTGGCGCGAAGCGTCGTCTATTTCCCGCTCGTCGGAGCCGTGATCGGAGGCATCGTTGGCGGCGCGGGTTGGCTCTTGGACGGGCCGGTGCCCCCGATGCCTGCCGCCGTCATCCTGCTGTTCTTGTGGCTGGCGCTAAGCGGCGGGCTGCATATGGACGGACTGATGGATACGGCCGACGGCGTGCTCAGCTATCGGTCGCGCGAGAGGATGCTCGAGATTATGAAGGACAGCCGGGTTGGCGCGATGGGCGTCCTGGCTGCCGTGTTAGTGCTCTTTTTTAAATTTTCGGTGTTGTTTGCCTTGATGGATACGGAGAAGACGCTTGATTGGCGTTTCGCAATGCCGGTTACGATGCTCGCCTTCGCGTGGAGCCGGCTGTGGATCGTGATCGCCATGAATGGCTGGCCGCTCGCAAGACCCGACGAAGGAATGGCCTCGTTGTTTAAAGCGGTGAGCATCCGTCACGCGGCATGGGCGATCGGACTACAGCTGTTGCTTATTGCGGCGGTATTGCTGGCGGTTTCGGGACTTGCGGACGAAGCGGGCCTGCTGCTTTTGACACAGGCGGGCATAACGATAGCGGCAGGCAGTTTGCTCGCGGTCTGGCTGACCCGCAAGCTGGGCGGTCTGACGGGTGATACATACGGGGCAATGACGGAGCTCATCGAATCAATTCTTCTGTTTAGTCTGATGCTAGTTCTGGTGTAA
- a CDS encoding adenosylcobinamide amidohydrolase, which translates to MSQPFRKGNKLYVSTVCPGITVRMADDRMVLKTGEPQLTLSSAAHGGGFGSGYRFINWKVPSTYESDDPGGDLVRKLCEWGYSHHTTLCTLTSAELTNASIAEAEGETFSLLCCTTAGTSNAVRAGLSGKTAPSAEAIHTFLFIDGQLSTSAMVSAVITVTEAKTAALQDRAITDEAFRLPATGTPSDAVVIASSQSERYAYSHTSAGAATALGAAIGKLVYETVTEAVQSQWNRELGAG; encoded by the coding sequence ATGAGCCAACCTTTTCGAAAAGGAAACAAGCTGTACGTCTCGACCGTCTGTCCGGGTATTACGGTACGGATGGCGGACGACCGGATGGTGCTGAAGACAGGGGAGCCTCAACTGACGCTTAGCAGCGCGGCGCATGGCGGAGGCTTCGGCAGCGGATATCGATTCATTAACTGGAAAGTTCCTTCTACATACGAGAGTGATGATCCGGGCGGCGATTTGGTGCGAAAGCTTTGCGAATGGGGCTACTCGCATCATACGACGCTTTGCACGCTGACCTCGGCCGAGTTGACGAATGCATCGATCGCGGAGGCGGAGGGCGAGACGTTCTCGCTGCTATGCTGCACGACAGCGGGCACATCGAACGCGGTTCGGGCCGGGCTTTCCGGCAAAACGGCGCCGTCGGCGGAAGCGATTCATACGTTCTTGTTCATCGACGGCCAGCTCTCGACCTCCGCGATGGTGAGCGCCGTTATTACGGTTACGGAGGCAAAGACGGCGGCGCTGCAGGATCGTGCCATTACGGACGAGGCGTTTCGTCTGCCCGCGACCGGCACGCCTTCCGATGCCGTCGTCATCGCATCGAGCCAATCCGAGCGTTACGCTTATTCGCATACTAGCGCCGGAGCCGCTACTGCGTTAGGCGCCGCCATCGGGAAGCTCGTCTATGAGACGGTGACGGAGGCCGTTCAATCGCAATGGAATCGCGAGCTTGGAGCGGGTTAA